In Topomyia yanbarensis strain Yona2022 chromosome 2, ASM3024719v1, whole genome shotgun sequence, one DNA window encodes the following:
- the LOC131680267 gene encoding uncharacterized protein LOC131680267 — protein sequence MVRFASGAYVTSPIVAIMAEAGTLPFDLLVLQNIARLAIHTLGKSKDNAVLPLVHRASERLTEVIGIPLPDICTRTRARRWYEPKLPIVWDIKRRVKAGDPSEIVRPVFQELLAGRFNRSTIVYMDGSKDDDAVGVGVYGEYFQQSVGLPSSCSVFSAEASAIKTALATHNTVSDLVVMSDSASCLSALEAGTSQHSWIQQIENMLRGRPIKLCWIPGHAGIHGNEEADRLAGEARGNAPLQIAVPGVDANNQMKTAIRYRWCRRWSWFVNSTQGSGLTARIRLNSESLPGSE from the coding sequence ATGGTAAGGTTTGCATCCGGTGCATACGTCACGAGCCCAATCGTAGCCATTATGGCAGAAGCTGGAACCCTACCATTCGACCTACTCGTTCTTCAAAATATAGCCCGGTTGGCCATCCATACGTTGGGAAAAAGCAAGGATAATGCCGTTCTCCCCCTGGTACATCGAGCATCCGAACGTCTGACAGAGGTGATCGGAATCCCTCTTCCAGATATTTGCACTCGTACACGTGCACGAAGATGGTACGAACCCAAGCTCCCGATCGTGTGGGACATAAAGAGACGTGTGAAAGCTGGTGACCCCTCGGAAATTGTTCGACCTGTTTTTCAGGAGCTCCTAGCAGGTCGTTTCAACCGTTCAACTATCGTCTACATGGATGGCTCGAAAGACGACGATGCAGTAGGCGTGGGAGTGTATGGAGAATACTTCCAACAATCGGTTGGTCTtccatcgtcatgcagcgtCTTCTCGGCAGAAGCGTCTGCAATCAAAACAGCGCTAGCAACACATAACACGGTCAGTGATTTGGTGGTTATGTCTGACTCGGCCAGTTGCTTATCAGCATTAGAAGCTGGCACATCGCAACACTCGTGGATTCAGCAgattgaaaacatgttacgaggCCGTCCCATCAAGCTGTGCTGGATTCCGGGTCATGCTGGTATCCATGGCAACGAAGAGGCAGACCGCCTCGCTGGAGAAGCCAGGGGTAATGCCCCCTTGCAAATAGCCGTTCCGGGAGTAGACGCGAACAACCAAATGAAAACAGCTATCCGATATCGGTGGTGCCGTCGATGGTCTTGGTTCGTAAATTCGACACAGggaagtggactgaccgcgagaattcggcTGAACAGCGAGTCCTTACCCGGCTCcgaatag